A region of the Roseobacter denitrificans OCh 114 genome:
AAGAGCGCCCCGACGCGCTGCTGCCTACCATGGGCGGGCAGACGGGGTTGAACACATCGCTGGCGCTCGAAGAGATGGGCGTGCTCGACAAGTTCAACGTCGAGATGATCGGCGCGAAACGCGAAGCCATCGAGATGGCCGAAGACCGCAAGCTCTTCCGCGAGGCGATGGACCGTTTGGGTATCGAAAACCCCAAGGCGGCGATTGTCACCGCCCCCAAGGATGCCAACGGCAAGAAGGACCTGGCCGAAGGGGTGCGTCTGGCGCTCGACACGTTGGAAGAGGTGGGCTTGCCCGCGATCATCCGCCCGGCATTTACAATGGGCGGCACCGGTGGCGGCGTGGCCTATAATCGCGACGATTACGAAGCGATCTGCCGGTCCGGCATGGATGCCTCCCCCGTCGGACAGATCCTGGTGGATGAATCCCTGCTGGGCTGGAAAGAGTTCGAGATGGAGGTGGTGCGCGACACCGCCGACAATGCGATCATCGTCTGCTCCATCGAAAATGTGGACCCAATGGGCGTGCACACCGGCGACAGCATCACCGTGGCCCCTGCCCTGACGCTCACCGACAAGGAATACCAGATCATGCGCAATCACTCGATTGCCGTGCTGCGCGAGATCGGCGTCGAAACGGGCGGATCGAACGTGCAATGGGCGGTCAACCCGGTCGATGGCCGTATGGTGGTGATCGAGATGAACCCGCGCGTGTCGCGCTCCTCCGCGCTGGCGTCCAAGGCGACGGGTTTCCCGATTGCCAAGATCGCGGCCAAGCTGGCCGTCGGCTACACGCTGGATGAACTGGACAACGACATCACCAAGGTCACGCCTGCGAGCTTTGAACCTTCGATTGACTATGTGGTCACCAAGATTCCGAAATTCGCCTTTGAGAAATTCCCCGGCAGCACGCCCAATCTGACCACCGCAATGAAAAGCGTGGGGGAGGCGATGTCCATCGGGCGCACCATCCACGAAAGCATGCAAAAGGCGCTGGCGTCCATGGAGGAAGGGCTCACAGGGTTCAACGAGATCGACATTCCAGGTGTCGGGGTCGGGCATTGGGAGGTGGAAGACGCAAACAGGGCCGCCATCGTCAAGGCGATCAGCCAGCAGACGCCGCAGCGCCTGCGCACCATCGCACAGGCCATGCGCCACGGGCTGACGGATGAGGACATATATGGCGTCACCATGTTTGATCCGTGGTTCCTCGCGCGTATTCGCGAAATCATCGATACGGAAAAAGACCTGCGCGAAAACGGCCTGCCCACGGGTGAAAAGGCACTGCGCAGCCTCAAGATGCTTGGCTTTAGCGACGCACGTCTTGCACAACTGACCAATCATAGCGAGGCAGACGTCAGAAAGATCCGCTTGGATCAGGGCGTTGCCGCGGTCTTCAAGCGGATTGACACCTGTGCGGCGGAATTCGAGGCGCAAACACCCTATATGTATTCGACCTATGAGGCGCCCGTCTTTGGCGAGGCCGAATGCGAAGCCCGCCCGACGGACCGCAAGAAGGTCGTGATCCTCGGCGGTGGTCCGAACCGCATCGGACAAGGGATCGAGTTTGATTATTGCTGTTGTCACGCCTGCTACGCCCTGACGGAAGCGGGGTATGAGACGATCATGATCAACTGCAACCCCGAAACGGTCTCGACGGATTATGACACCTCGGACCGGCTGTATTTCGAACCGCTGACTTTCGAGCATGTAATGGAAATCATGCGGGTTGAGCAGGAAAACGGCACGCTGCACGGTGTGATCGTGCAGTTTGGCGGTCAAACTCCGCTCAAGCTTGCCAATGCGCTGGAAGAGGCGGGCATTCCGATCCTCGGCACGACCCCGGACGCCATTGATCTGGCCGAAGATCGTGAACGGTTCCAGCAGCTTGTGCAGAGCCTTGGTCTCAAACAGCCGAAAAACGGCATTGCCCATTCTGATGCCGAAGCCCTCGAAATCGCGCAGGACATCGGCTTTCCACTGGTGATCCGCCCGTCCTATGTTCTGGGCGGTCGCGCGATGGAGATCGTGCGCGATCAGGCAAGCCTTGAGCGCTATATCTCGCAGGCGGTCGTTGTGTCCGGTGACAGCCCCGTGCTGCTAGACAGCTACCTGACCGGCGCGGTCGAGCTTGACGTGGATGCGCTGAGTGACGGGACGGATGTGCACGTAGCAGGGGTGATGCAGCACATCGAAGAGGCGGGCGTGCATTCGGGCGACAGTGCCTGCTCGCTGCCCCCCTATTCGCTGAAACCTGAAATCATCGAGGAAGTCACCGAACAGACACATGCTCTGGCCAAGGCGCTCAACGTGGTTGGTCTGATGAACATCCAATTCGCAGTCAAGGATGACGAAGTCTACCTGATCGAGGTCAATCCGCGCGCCTCGCGCACAGTGCCCTTTGTCGCCAAGGCCACGGATTCGGCCATCGCCTCGATCGCTGCGCGCATCATGGCCGGCGAGCCGCTGCGCAACTTCCCACTGCGCCCTGCCTATGATGCAGATGCCGCCTACGAGGACGTCTTGCCCTTGGGGGACCCGATGACGCTGGCCGATCCGAACATGCCCTGGTTCTCCGTCAAGGAGGCGGTCTTGCCCTTTGCGCGCTTCCCCGGTGTGGATACCATTCTGGGCCCGGAAATGCGCTCCACCGGTGAGGTGATGGGCTGGGACCGTGATTTCCCGCGCGCTTTCCTCAAGGCGCAGATGGGCGCTGGCAACCCGCTGCCCACAAAGGGATGTGCCTTCATTTCGATCAAGGATGCGGACAAGACCGACGAGATGCTGGATGCCGCGCGTCTTTTGCTGGAACAAGGTTTCACACTGGTCGCCACCCGCGGGACCGCGAAATGGCTAAATGCGCATGACATGGCCTGCGGCGTCGTCAACAAGGTCTACGAAGGCCGCCCCGACATCACCGATATGATGAAGGATGAGGCGATCCATCTGGTCATGAACTCCACCGAAGGGGCGCAGGCCGTGGACGATAGCAAATCGATCCGTTCCATCGCGCTTTATGACAAGATCCCGTATTTCACGACCGCGGCAGGCAGCTATGCAGCAGCGCTCGCCATCCGTGCACAAGCTGATGGCGATGTGGGGGTCAAAGCACTGCAAGGCTGACATGCACCGTTGATGTAACGCGTTGAAATCCTTGATTTCAGGCAGTGCCACGTGATGCAGTGTTTTCGCATGACGCTTTAAAAGGCTTGCGCCGTCATGCGTTAAATGCTGATCTGAACGCCTACAGCCCATCACCAATATCGAGGTTTTGAATGCGCATTTATCTTTGCCTGACAGCCACTGCCCTCAGCACCGCTTGCGCCCCCTTGATACAGCCGACAGAACCGACCGAAACCTCCCTGCCCTTTTTTGGCACAGGGTATCCGGCACAGGGTGATCCGTGCCGCCGGCTGGGAGAATCCGCAGAAACGATTGATTATCTTGACCATACCGCCGATCTGGTCGGATGCCCGGTGAACCTCAGTACGCTGGATGATTTTGTCGTTCAAACCGGCGCGGTGGAGGTTTTCCGACAGGACGGTTTTGTCGTTTTCTCCATACCGACCGGCAAATAGGCCAGCCCCTGCCGCTCGAACGCTGCGTCAAGATGTGTCTGCATGCTTGACCCAAGGCCCTATATCCGGTCTCACTTGGGCATGTGTCGGAGGACCCCATGCACAGACCAGCCATAACCGGAACCGGCGTTTTCACGCCTGAGAATGTCATCACCAACGCGGAATTGGTGGCGGCCTTCAACGCCTATGTGGATATTTACAATGCGGAAAATGCAGCCGGGATTGCGGCGGGCGAGGTAGAGGCCAAGGCGTATTCGTCCGAAGAGTTCATCGTCAAAGCCTCCGGCATTCAACAGCGTTATGTCATTGATAAGGAAGGGGTCCTTGACCCAAAGGTCATGCACCCGCTGCTGCGACAACGGGGCGATGAAGAACCTTCGCTGATGGCCGAGATGGGCGTGGATGCGGCACGAAAGGCGCTCTCGCAAGCCGGTAGTGAGGCGGGCGACGTGGATCTGATACTCTGCGCCGCCTCCAATATGGAACGCGCATACCCCGCAATTGCCGTGGAAATCCAGAACCTTCTTGGCGCGGGCGGCTTTGCCTTTGACATGAATGTGGCCTGTTCGTCGGCGACCTTTGGGATTCAGACAGCCGCTGATATGATCAGATCCGGCAGCATCCGACGCGCATTGGTCATCAACCCTGAAATCTGTTCGGCCCATCTGGAATGGCGGGACCGCGATTGTCATTTCATCTTTGGCGATGTGGCCACGGCCACGCTGATCGAACGGACAGAAGATGCAAAAAACGGATATTTTGAAATAGTATCAACGCGCTGCGCGACGGAATTCTCGAACAACATTCGCAACAACAACGGCTATCTGCGCCGGTCCCGCCCGGCGGGTATGGTGGACCGGCGCGACATGCAATTCATGCAAAACGGGCGCAAGGTCTTCAAGGAAGTGCTGCCCATGGTGTCTGAGCACATCAGCGCGCATCTGACGTCCGAAAGCGTAAGCGCGGCGCAGCTCAAGCGGCTGTGGTTGCATCAGGCCAACAAGACCATGAATGACTTTATCGGGCGCAAAGTGCTCGGCCGCACCCCGAAACCAGCAGAACAGCCGAATATTCTGCAAGACTACGCCAATACCTCATCAGCGGGTTCCATCATCGCCTTTTCAAAATACTCCGAAGACTTACAGGCGGGTGACCTCGGGCTGATCTGTTCTTTCGGGGCCGGATACTCCGTCGGGTCCGTCCTGCTCAAGCGTCACAAGTAACGCGGTATTCGTCCGCCTTCACGCCCCGCCGTGATCGTTTTCCAGATGCAATTTCATGTCGATCAGCACCTGCTGCAGCAGCGTGGTTTCTTTCAACAGCCGCTTTGCCTCACTGACAGTGATTTTCCCATCTTCCATGGATTGCTGGTATTCGCCCATCAGCATCGCAAACCTCTGGCTCAGGGCGATCACATCCGCATTCACACCGCCCGGACGTTCCCGATTGGGTCGCCGTTCGTCATATTGCAGCGACGATCCTGACAATTCGGCCAAGGCCCCCGTTACATGCGGATAGCTTGCCGCCTTTTCCAAAAGCGCCACAGCCTCGATCGGCATGAAGCGGTCTGCATGTTCGTCATGATCCGAATAATACCGCCCAAGCGTCGCCTTTGATTTACCTGTCACGAGGCAGGCCTGTTCAACGCCGACATCCTTGACCAGCGCTTCCGTGTGTTTCTTTAGGTATCTGCCGACAACTGACATTCGAGGCTCCTTATCGGTTTCGGTATCGTCCTGCCCCAACGGGGAACACCAAAGCGTTTTTACCCATTAATCAGATGTTTGGGAAATGTCATTTATAAAAACACTCCCAACTGTTCGGGGGATGATGAGTGGCCGGCGCTCCCAACGCCGGTTTTGGTGAGGCCGAATGTGTGCCAGCGTTTTGGGGAACGGTGGGTCAGCGCCCGCTGACAGCCACACATTGGCCTTTTTACCGCTGCTTTGCTCTATTGCGGCGCGAACCGGCACGGCCTATCAAACCGCATGGCCAAGCTTTACTTCAACTACTCCACAATGAACGCCGGAAAGTCGACCGTTCTGTTACAGGCCGCGCACAACTATAAAGAGCGCGGCATGGTGCCGTTCCTGATCACAGCACAGGTGGATGACCGGGCCGGCGACGGTCGTATTGCATCGCGCATCGGCATCGGTGAGCCGGCGGACACCTTCACGAGCGGAGAAGACCTTTTTTCCAAGATCGACAATCGGTTGAAGGAAGGCCCGGTCGCATGCGTTTTTGTGGATGAGGCGCAATTTCTCAGCACGGAACAGGTATGGCAACTGGCGCGCGCGGTGGATGATCTGGGTGTGCCGGTCATGTGCTTTGGGCTGCGGGTGGATTTTCGCGGAAAACTCTTTCCAGGGTCGGCCACATTGCTGGCGCTGGCCGATGAAATGCGCGAGGTGCGCACCATTTGCCATTGCGGCAAGAAAGCCAGCATGGTCATCCGCAAAGACGAAAACGGGACCGTGTTGCGCGATGGCGCGCAAATACAGGTCGGCGGCAACGAGACTTATGTATCGCTCTGCCGCCGCCATTGGCGCGAAGCCGCCGGCGACCGTTAGACCGCGTTGGGCAACGGGGTCCCGGCGAAAAACGCCTTGAGGTTATCCACGCTCATCAGCCCCATGTCCTCGCGCACTTCAAGCGCCGCCGTGCCGAGATGCGGCAAGAGGGCCACGTTTTCCATGTCGATCAGGGCCTTTGGCACTTCGGGCTCGAACTCATAGACATCAAGGCCCGCACCGGCGATCTGCCCCGCCTGCAAAGCAGCAATCAACGCCGATTCCTCGACGACATTGCCGCGCGCGATGTTGACCAGATGCGCGTGGGGTTGCATCGCAGATAGCACCTCGGCGTTGATCAGGTGATGGGTTTCTGCCCCGCCGGGCACGGCAATCACCAGCACATCGACGCACGCGGCAAGCTCCAGCAGACTGCCCTTGCGTTCAGCCTCGAAATCAAGCTCCTTTGGCGACCGGCTGTGATAGGCAACCTGCATCCCGAAGCCATAGGTGCAGCGGCGCGCAATTGCCTGACCGATTCGCCCCATGCCGACGATCCCGACAGTTTTGCCGCCCAGATGCATCCCCAAAAGCTGCGTGGGATGCCAGCCTTCCCACTGTCGCGCACGCAACAGCCGCTCGCCCTCGCCGGCACGGCGCGCGCTCATCAGCATCAACAACAGCGCGATATCGGCTGTGGCATCCGTGACCGCACCGGGTGTGTTGCTGACGGCGATCCCGGCGGCCTTGGCTGCCGCGACGTCGATGTGATTGTACCCGACGCCAAAATTCGCCAGCACCTGACACCGTGGCTTGGGCACATCCGCAAAGACCTCGGCAGTGAACATATCGCCGAGCGTTGGCACAACACCATCGAACTCTGCCAGCGCCATGCGCATTTCATCACCCGTCAACGGGGTGGTGATCTCGCGAACGGTCACATCAAAATGCGCGCGCGCCGCCTCCTGAACACGTTTCGGCAAGGGTCTCGCCATGTAAATTCTGGTCAATGCATCCGTCCTCCAATTGGTACGTCTTGGTCCGGGCTGATCAGAACGACCGCCCCGTTTTCATCCGGCACACCCAAAACAAGTACTTCGGATATGAATGGCCCGATCTGGCGCGGCGGAAAGTTCACCACTGCCATAACCCGTTTCCCGACAAGGCTTTCGGGTGTGTAATGCACGGTGATCTGTGCAGACGTCTTTTTCTCACCGATATCAGGGCCGAAATCGATCCACATCTTGATGGCGGGCTTTCGCGCCTCGGGAAAGGGCTCGGCGCGCAAAACCACGCCTGTGCGGATATCGACCTTCATGAAATCATCAAAGGTAATTTCAGCCATTGGCAAGTTCCCGCGATCTGTCGGCAGCGGCTTTGACGGCGCGCGCCATCAGGGACGGGAAACCGGTGCTTTCATCCATCAAGACTTCCAGCGCGGCCTGTGTGGTCCCGTTCGGCGACGTCACATTGATGCGCAGCTGTTCGGGTGTCTCTTCAGAGGTCATCGCCAGCGCACCCGCCCCGGCAACCGTCGCCTTGGCAAGCCGCATGGCCGTTTCAGCATCCAGCCCTTGCGCCTGCCCGGCCTGCGCCAGCGTTTCGATCATGTGAAACACATATGCAGGGCCCGAGCCGCTGACACCCGTGACGGCGTCAATCTGGCCCTCATCCGTGACATGCACGACTTCGCCCACCGCCTGCAAAAGGGCCTCAGCCTCAGCCAGGTGCTGCGCGCTGGCGGCATTGTTGCCCACGATTGCGGTGATGCCTTGGGATATGGCCGCCGGTGTATTCGGCATGGCGCGCACGATCGGCGTCTGTGCGCCCAAAATCTCTTCAAAAGCAGCCAGTGTTATGCCGGCAGCAACGCTGATGAAAAGCGTATCACCATTTCCCATGGGCTTTAAAAGCGGCAGCGCCTCGGCCATCATTTGCGGCTTGACGGCGACCAGAACAACGGCGGGGGCCTCTGGCAGGGTCCCGCTGAGGTCTACGCCGGTGCCGACCAGCCAGTCCGAGGGGTTTGGTTCCACCACCCAGACGGCACTGGCAGGTAATCCCGCCTCCAGCCAACCGGCCAGCATGGCCGACCCCATTTTTCCACAACCCAAAAGCACAAGGCCCCTGGTTGCAACCCGACTGTCTTGCATGCGTGTTCTCCCCCGGAAGCCGCGTGTTCCGGGGTGGGTTTTACGCGCGTCCGTAGGCCTCTGCAATGGCGACCTCAAGCGCCTGCTTCGGGCTCTGGTTTCCCCAGACCAGCAATTGCATCGCAGGATAATAACGCTCTGCACTCATGACGGCAGCGCTGATCATGGTGTCAATCTGCTCGGCACTTGCCACATTTCCGCCGGCGAGCACCAGACCGTAGCGATACACCATCAGCTTCTGCTCATCCCAATAGGTGAAAGCGCCCGCCCAGCACTGATCGTTCACGTTGTTCAACAACTCATAAAGCTCTGCGCGTTTTTCTTCTGGCGGCTCCATGTCAAAGGTACACACCATACGCAGCGTTTCGTCATAGGCCGACCACGCAAGCGTCAGCGAATACGTGCGCCACTGGCCCTCCACGGCCATGGCGATCTGCTCATCGGAAATCCGGTCAAAATCCCAGTCATGATGGGCTGCCAGATGTTCAACGATGTCAATGGGGTGAATGTCGTCTTCAAGATACTGCTCGGACAAGGCCATGGTGTTACCTCTTTTTATCGCTCTAGCGAAGGAGGTGCCATATAGCCCCCAAGGCTAGGTGCCTGCTCTAAGGAGCGGGGCGAGCCCCCGCATCCATACCAGATATGGTGCGGTGCGAATGAGGCTCTGGCAACCCCTATTCTTGGGGTAACCTACAATAACTTGTGGATACATTGAATTCAGGCCCAATTTCTTGGCGTCTGTTAACAAGTGACGTGAGGTTCGGGCGAGTATCAACGGATTGTTAATACACTACGTCGGTTTGGCGCTCCTGAGGGAACATGTTGCGGCAAACAAAAAATGTAATGGCGCGCAAGCGCCGCCTTTGGATCAGCCTTTGGCTTCAAGCGAATCGAGACGCGCTTTGAGCGCTTCGTTCTCCTCACGCGCCTTTTGCGCCATCGCACGCACGGCGTCGAATTCTTCGCGCGTCACAAAATCACGATCCGCCAGCCAGCGATCCATCATACCTTTCATCGCGGTTTCCGCTTCATCACGCGCGCCCTGGGCCACGCCCATCGCGTTGGTCATCAACTGCGAAATGTCATCAAAAATCTTATTGCGCGTCTGCATCTGTTTTCTCCGCTTTGCTCCCTCTTATATGGACCCGTCATCCCTGCTCTGCAAGGTTGACTTCCGCCAAGTGGCAAGGGCATGCATGCCACATGCGCGCTACCATTCCATTTCCAGATATGTCTCCCGAGATTTTTTCAATCTCGGTCTTCGGCTTTGACCTTGCCTTGCGCTGGTATGCTTTGGCCTACATCGTCGGTATCGTTCTGGGGTGGCGGCTGGTTCTGCGTGCCGTGAAACGACCCGATCTTTGGCGCGATGATCAACCTGTGATGACAGCCGCCCAGATCGAAGACCTGCTGACATGGGTCATTGTGGGTGTGATCCTTGGCGGGCGGCTGGGATATGTGTTTTTCTATCAACCCGGCTACTACCTGCAAAACCCGTCTGAAATCCTCGCGGTCTGGCAAGGGGGCATGGCCTTTCACGGGGGGCTTCTGGGCGTTATTGCCGCCGGGTTCATCTATACATGGCGGCACAGGATCGCGCGCCTGAGTGCGGCAGATATCATGGCGCTTGGCGTACCACCCGGCCTGCTGTTGGGGCGCATCGCCAATTTCATTAATGCCGAACTTTGGGGCCGTGCAACCGACATGCCTTGGGGCGTGGCCTTCCCCGGCGCGGCGGCCCAGGACTGCGCGGGCGTGGAGGGCATTTGCGCGCGCCATCCCTCACAACTCTATGAAGCTGGGCTCGAAGGGTTGATCCTCGGCGCGTTGCTGATCTGGCTCGTCTGGAAGAAAGCCGCGTTGAAAACGCCCGGCTATGTTGCCGGTGTCTTCTTTGCCGGCTACGGGGTCTCGCGCTTTTTCGTCGAATTTTTCCGCCAGCCTGATGCGCAATTCATAACGGACGGGAACCCGCTGGGTCTTGCGTGGCATATCAATGGGTGGGGGCTGACGATGGGGCAATGTCTTTCGCTTCCAATGATCCTGCTCGGGATATGGCTCATTGCCCGAGCGCGGCACGCGGCGTGAGCCTCAAAGACCAGCTGATCGCGCGGATCAAGGCGCATGGCCCCATGTCGGTGGCGGAGTACATGGGCGACTGCCTGCTGCACCCGACCTTGGGTTATTATACAACGCAACACCCCTTTGGCGGTTCGGGTGACTTCATCACCGCACCCGAAACCAGCCAGATGTTTGGTGAATTGATTGGTCTTTGCCTCGTGCAGGCTTGGGTCGATCAGGGACGGCCGTCACCCTTTGCCCTTGTCGAACTGGGGCCGGGGCGTGGTGTTCTGATGGCAGATATCCTGCGCGCCGCCGCTCAGGTGCCTGACTTTGCAAGAGCCGCGGAGGTGATTCTTGTTGAGGCATCGCCAAAGCTCCAAGAAATTCAGCGCGACACGCTCAAAGCGCATGCCGTGACCTTCGTGAAGGACGTAGCCAGCTTGCCACAGTGCCCCCTGTTCGTGGTGGCAAATGAGTTTTTTGACGCGCTTCCCATCCGGCAGTTTGTCAGATCAGGGCCCCATTGGCGCGAGCGTCAGGTCGGCTGCGACGCTGAGCAGCTGATATTCGGGATGGGCGCGCAAACACCGCAACCCGCCCTGAACGCGCGCCTGTCAGATACGAAAGAACACGATCTGGTCGAATATGCGCCCGCCGCCGCCCCCATCATGTCAGAACTGGGCAGCCGCATTGATACCCATGGCGGGGCCGGGCTGATCATAGACTACGGCGACTGGCGCAGTCTGGGTGATACCTTGCAGGCTGTGCGTCAGCATGAGTACACAGGCGTTCTGGATCATCCG
Encoded here:
- the carB gene encoding carbamoyl-phosphate synthase large subunit is translated as MPKRTDINSIMIIGAGPIVIGQACEFDYSGAQACKALKEEGYRVILVNSNPATIMTDPELADATYIEPITPEMVAKIIEKERPDALLPTMGGQTGLNTSLALEEMGVLDKFNVEMIGAKREAIEMAEDRKLFREAMDRLGIENPKAAIVTAPKDANGKKDLAEGVRLALDTLEEVGLPAIIRPAFTMGGTGGGVAYNRDDYEAICRSGMDASPVGQILVDESLLGWKEFEMEVVRDTADNAIIVCSIENVDPMGVHTGDSITVAPALTLTDKEYQIMRNHSIAVLREIGVETGGSNVQWAVNPVDGRMVVIEMNPRVSRSSALASKATGFPIAKIAAKLAVGYTLDELDNDITKVTPASFEPSIDYVVTKIPKFAFEKFPGSTPNLTTAMKSVGEAMSIGRTIHESMQKALASMEEGLTGFNEIDIPGVGVGHWEVEDANRAAIVKAISQQTPQRLRTIAQAMRHGLTDEDIYGVTMFDPWFLARIREIIDTEKDLRENGLPTGEKALRSLKMLGFSDARLAQLTNHSEADVRKIRLDQGVAAVFKRIDTCAAEFEAQTPYMYSTYEAPVFGEAECEARPTDRKKVVILGGGPNRIGQGIEFDYCCCHACYALTEAGYETIMINCNPETVSTDYDTSDRLYFEPLTFEHVMEIMRVEQENGTLHGVIVQFGGQTPLKLANALEEAGIPILGTTPDAIDLAEDRERFQQLVQSLGLKQPKNGIAHSDAEALEIAQDIGFPLVIRPSYVLGGRAMEIVRDQASLERYISQAVVVSGDSPVLLDSYLTGAVELDVDALSDGTDVHVAGVMQHIEEAGVHSGDSACSLPPYSLKPEIIEEVTEQTHALAKALNVVGLMNIQFAVKDDEVYLIEVNPRASRTVPFVAKATDSAIASIAARIMAGEPLRNFPLRPAYDADAAYEDVLPLGDPMTLADPNMPWFSVKEAVLPFARFPGVDTILGPEMRSTGEVMGWDRDFPRAFLKAQMGAGNPLPTKGCAFISIKDADKTDEMLDAARLLLEQGFTLVATRGTAKWLNAHDMACGVVNKVYEGRPDITDMMKDEAIHLVMNSTEGAQAVDDSKSIRSIALYDKIPYFTTAAGSYAAALAIRAQADGDVGVKALQG
- a CDS encoding beta-ketoacyl-ACP synthase III, with translation MHRPAITGTGVFTPENVITNAELVAAFNAYVDIYNAENAAGIAAGEVEAKAYSSEEFIVKASGIQQRYVIDKEGVLDPKVMHPLLRQRGDEEPSLMAEMGVDAARKALSQAGSEAGDVDLILCAASNMERAYPAIAVEIQNLLGAGGFAFDMNVACSSATFGIQTAADMIRSGSIRRALVINPEICSAHLEWRDRDCHFIFGDVATATLIERTEDAKNGYFEIVSTRCATEFSNNIRNNNGYLRRSRPAGMVDRRDMQFMQNGRKVFKEVLPMVSEHISAHLTSESVSAAQLKRLWLHQANKTMNDFIGRKVLGRTPKPAEQPNILQDYANTSSAGSIIAFSKYSEDLQAGDLGLICSFGAGYSVGSVLLKRHK
- a CDS encoding thymidine kinase encodes the protein MAKLYFNYSTMNAGKSTVLLQAAHNYKERGMVPFLITAQVDDRAGDGRIASRIGIGEPADTFTSGEDLFSKIDNRLKEGPVACVFVDEAQFLSTEQVWQLARAVDDLGVPVMCFGLRVDFRGKLFPGSATLLALADEMREVRTICHCGKKASMVIRKDENGTVLRDGAQIQVGGNETYVSLCRRHWREAAGDR
- a CDS encoding 2-hydroxyacid dehydrogenase; the encoded protein is MARPLPKRVQEAARAHFDVTVREITTPLTGDEMRMALAEFDGVVPTLGDMFTAEVFADVPKPRCQVLANFGVGYNHIDVAAAKAAGIAVSNTPGAVTDATADIALLLMLMSARRAGEGERLLRARQWEGWHPTQLLGMHLGGKTVGIVGMGRIGQAIARRCTYGFGMQVAYHSRSPKELDFEAERKGSLLELAACVDVLVIAVPGGAETHHLINAEVLSAMQPHAHLVNIARGNVVEESALIAALQAGQIAGAGLDVYEFEPEVPKALIDMENVALLPHLGTAALEVREDMGLMSVDNLKAFFAGTPLPNAV
- a CDS encoding tRNA-binding protein, whose translation is MAEITFDDFMKVDIRTGVVLRAEPFPEARKPAIKMWIDFGPDIGEKKTSAQITVHYTPESLVGKRVMAVVNFPPRQIGPFISEVLVLGVPDENGAVVLISPDQDVPIGGRMH
- the proC gene encoding pyrroline-5-carboxylate reductase, producing the protein MQDSRVATRGLVLLGCGKMGSAMLAGWLEAGLPASAVWVVEPNPSDWLVGTGVDLSGTLPEAPAVVLVAVKPQMMAEALPLLKPMGNGDTLFISVAAGITLAAFEEILGAQTPIVRAMPNTPAAISQGITAIVGNNAASAQHLAEAEALLQAVGEVVHVTDEGQIDAVTGVSGSGPAYVFHMIETLAQAGQAQGLDAETAMRLAKATVAGAGALAMTSEETPEQLRINVTSPNGTTQAALEVLMDESTGFPSLMARAVKAAADRSRELANG
- a CDS encoding YbjN domain-containing protein, translating into MALSEQYLEDDIHPIDIVEHLAAHHDWDFDRISDEQIAMAVEGQWRTYSLTLAWSAYDETLRMVCTFDMEPPEEKRAELYELLNNVNDQCWAGAFTYWDEQKLMVYRYGLVLAGGNVASAEQIDTMISAAVMSAERYYPAMQLLVWGNQSPKQALEVAIAEAYGRA
- a CDS encoding accessory factor UbiK family protein translates to MQTRNKIFDDISQLMTNAMGVAQGARDEAETAMKGMMDRWLADRDFVTREEFDAVRAMAQKAREENEALKARLDSLEAKG
- the lgt gene encoding prolipoprotein diacylglyceryl transferase, whose translation is MRATIPFPDMSPEIFSISVFGFDLALRWYALAYIVGIVLGWRLVLRAVKRPDLWRDDQPVMTAAQIEDLLTWVIVGVILGGRLGYVFFYQPGYYLQNPSEILAVWQGGMAFHGGLLGVIAAGFIYTWRHRIARLSAADIMALGVPPGLLLGRIANFINAELWGRATDMPWGVAFPGAAAQDCAGVEGICARHPSQLYEAGLEGLILGALLIWLVWKKAALKTPGYVAGVFFAGYGVSRFFVEFFRQPDAQFITDGNPLGLAWHINGWGLTMGQCLSLPMILLGIWLIARARHAA
- a CDS encoding class I SAM-dependent methyltransferase codes for the protein MSLKDQLIARIKAHGPMSVAEYMGDCLLHPTLGYYTTQHPFGGSGDFITAPETSQMFGELIGLCLVQAWVDQGRPSPFALVELGPGRGVLMADILRAAAQVPDFARAAEVILVEASPKLQEIQRDTLKAHAVTFVKDVASLPQCPLFVVANEFFDALPIRQFVRSGPHWRERQVGCDAEQLIFGMGAQTPQPALNARLSDTKEHDLVEYAPAAAPIMSELGSRIDTHGGAGLIIDYGDWRSLGDTLQAVRQHEYTGVLDHPGESDLTAHVDFEALAQAVPCAFSRLTPQGVFLERLGITQRAQRLAQNLPKDLLEQHIKAHRRLTHPEEMGNLFKVLGLFPHGKAPPAGLEI